From the Cucumis sativus cultivar 9930 chromosome 5, Cucumber_9930_V3, whole genome shotgun sequence genome, the window CACGTCATGattataatatacattaacaaaggtttataagtttaacttcttaagcaaacaaaaatatttgcatttaCTATTACTAATCGATTCATAACACAAATAACAATCATAGAGCCAACGAGAACTTAggtgaattatatatatattaatagttGTCATTAAcgtatattttagtttatctttgaagaaaaatgtagtattaattttgtttaagagTAATACAAGTTTGGgtatgtgttttttctttatttaattgtttgttgAATAAGTTGTGCATGGATTGCGTATTCCTTTCCCATTCACCTACTCTTGTAATTGGTTGTAAAAGTGATTACCACTAaaccataatttaaaattccaattaacccaaaattcaaatttaaaccccacaattatgaatttagtttaaattgtattaaatttcatttttacatcttgaccttttattttttaagcaaaataggttgaaaaaattatattaccaacattttttgaattaatatgTTCGATGCAACggattttttagttttaaatttgaatatgtcATCTTTTAGTAAAAAATACTATacaaaaaataggaaaattttattattattttgattctcaataaaagaaaaatatatcttgaaaaaaatagtactATATGCagaaatgacaaaacaaattataataattaaatctatagtacacatactttattatttataaaaataataaaaaataaaggcGAGTtcacatatataaaaacttgaatttgattgtttttgttatatttgcaaaatcacATACCTAAATATCTAAACTAATTTGTCAttcaatacaatttttttttaaaaaaaatctagcgtaatttacattaaaaaataaatctaataaataaaaagtatatacatacacatatgaTTCACGTGAAGAAGACAAATCaccactacaagaaaaactCTCTActatgacatttatttatatcacaaaatagagggaggaaaaaaatgttacaaaagggaaaaaacgCGTTTTTGGCggaaaaaacgaaaattttcggaaaatatttttcgcgacagttatttgatgtcataaaacaaaaataaaacaatatatttaatatatgaaaaataataacttttttttagagattttTAACTTATTCTCTTCTCCCCTTTCTTTCGTCTTTCTCCCCTTTCGCCTCCCAATCTCCAAACTCCTTGAACTCCCTTCTTCTGACGACAACGAGGTCCATCATCAGCACTGCACCCTCGTGGCCATCTCCCCACTCCAACGCCACCTGTACCTCTTCTACTACACGACGAACGAGCTACGACCACTCTTTGGAGTCTGCCATTGAAGCCTCCAAATCTCGCCTTTCTCAGATTCGCTCCACCTCTTATCCTCATTTCCAGAAGGCAATTGTAATTCCTTCATCCCTTATTATTACTATTGGTTTTTTTACCTCTCCTGTTGTTCTTTGTTTAGTTTCCAATTAAGGATGAATGTTAGTTTAGGTCTCTAAGAGAAAGAGTTGAAAGGTTTTGAATCGTTACTCTCTGTACTTTTCTTTGAATAAGTCATCCCAAAAAAGATAGTTTTATGGCATTTGAATAAAGCTTTAGGCTATTTGCTAAATTGCAAAGTGGTTTTTGAACACAAAATCTCATGGTCGAAATTTAAGAAGAATCGAGTTCTTGCTCCTGCCGATTTTTTCAATACTAATGAagcatttaattatttgtattacCTTATCAACACTATATAGTATCTAGCTActatttctgttttttttttttagctccATAACATAACCTCACTCACAAGTCTTGTGTGCAATGAATGCAACTACTTGGTGTTCTATTCTTCAATAtttcttattgtttatttgtCATGAGATTATTGGTGTTCTATTCTTCAATATTTATCTGTTTTGTAAGTTTAATCATGCTCTAAGGTTAGTTGCCAATATTATACAAACTTCACATATATGACTAACATTTAACTGATCTtaagcaaaatattttttcttttttctttatttcttgcTGAGGGGTGTTTGATATCATTTGTGAATGTGTATTCTACCATGGTGGTGACTCCtgaaaaatatctttataaGTTGACTCCATAGTAAGCAACTATAATTTTGTTGGCACACCATgccaaatattttcattcatacATCTTGTCTTCTTTGGGGATATTGCATTTAGGGACAAGGATTATAAAAATGGTCATTGAGTACTACTCAAAGGTGCTTTCTACGCTTTTGACTTCATAGCTTTGATATATTGTTGTGATATGAATAACATAACGACTAGTTCTCAAAGTCGTTGAAATTCAAgactttgttttttgttcatGTCAATGGTTAACATTATGACCATTTTTGAAACTGCTGCTAGTATCAATGATATCAGTTCCTTCTGGTAATTTCAACCAACTAGTATCAAACTGcaaaattgagtttttttccTCTCATCTGTTCTTCTTGTGAAATCATGCTCATAAAAGTTACTCATTTGTTTACTTTCTCAAGGGTATCGCTATCAAAAGAAGATTCTTCATAAGGTAAGCACTTTGTTTTCCCCGCccctaaaagaaaaggatggAAGTGATAGTCTTGCACTGAGATGATCTTGTAGTTATCATTGTTGTGGTATGTAGCTtttcttactctttttttatgacataatAAACATAATCGATCatcatgttttttcttataagCGAGGATAGAACAAAATGTTCACCAATTAGACACAATggagtgattttttttatttttacagtTTCTATTGGAGTTCTGGTTTCGTAGTCCACGGTTTAAGTTGCCTTGGGACCTATATAATTGATGATGATGTTTTTTATTGTAGTATTGCTCATACTTTAGAAGTCACAAAGATAAAAGTCACGACTACAACTTAAAACATGGGTAGAGTTGTGAAATGaactataataaataatatcatatcCAATAGGtgtcatatatttttcttcttttccactTGTCACTTGACTATACGCTAAGTATGGTTCTTCAGGaatattatcttattttttatgttatttttcaaGGTAAGTTCGTGACAAAAGGAAACAAGTAGTACATAAGGAATGCGGGAAACGGTAgaaacaaagaatattttcaaaagtgaaGGATTACCGattgattgtttatgtttgtacagaaaatcatgttatatgtattatgatgGTATTTACACTGGTTTTGATTGAGGGTTGTAATTtcatacttgtaaattgttcaaacttgattggaaatatatgaatattacaagtgtatttatattaaagtgtcgataatttgtttctatatgagtgttatgtattataacattattgtcgctcaaatggttcgtgtaatggcgGAGCGACAAGGAGAACAGAGAAAAATGatagtaattgaagaatttgcaacataaaataaatatcatagtATATGAATTCGTTACACTCCATAATTGTCGTCAATatcaaaacaatgacattttttttataagaaaaactgtcacgattgttCTATATTtgacaggaaaaaaatgtcgtcaatagcaaaacaatgacatttaattttaaaataaactgtCACGGTTGACATAtccttgacatttaaaaaatgtcataataaacgaatttacgacatttttaaactgtcgttaatacgcaaatgatgacagttatttgttgtcataaaatagtaattaatgaCATTTATATTACTGTAAATAATTGTCATGAATTTTATTCGCGACAGAgaataactgtcgtcgtagaccacttttcttgtagtgtgcattctattatttatttttagaatcaagcataaaataaaaaagtttttaaaaaataaaatttatccttaattaatttttacaaaaatgattttaaatcaaaattttttgttttattttgttaacaaattcctctctctcttttctttttagttttaatttgttaattaacgATATACATTCTTATTACatacacattattttttttcttattatttaacatCCTAAATGTGTAAGACCTTTATTTCAACTTATTACACATATTTGATTTACTTCAAGGCAATTTGTTAGAcctagtaaataaataaaaagtgaatCACAATTTCTTTAATCCAACACATCCAAtcattaaacaataaattaatgcCAAATCACAATTTAATCTTACATTACAATTGTCCCTAACAACTTCACAAACAAACATTGCTCTTATTGGTTTCTTTGTGTTCTTCTTTCAATTGACAAACGAAATCGATAGCTAATGAGATATTCAAATGATCCGTGCAATACTCAAATATTAATTGTACTAATATTGGATAGCAAAATGATTAATTAGAAGGCAATTTTGCATACTTAAGAAACTCTTCATCCGCTTCAAACTTTTTCATGTGCTCTTCTGTGAGATGAACATAGATCTCAACTCCATCACCATCTTTCTTATCAATGAAGACAAAAAGGTTCTTGAAGATCAAGGCTGGGGAGCTTATCCAGTCGGGTTGTCCCCATCCAAAATCGATATCGTAGATTGGCATCCGACAAAGGCTAGTGAAGGAGCAAGAGATGAGTTCGCCGGTGGCGAATTGGGAGGCCGTCTTTTTCATGGATTCGATGAATTTTGAGCTGTCTTGAAGCCTTTTTAGATAATCTTTGTTGATCTTCCCAATTTCTTCCCTCACCTGCTTCACGAGATCGTAACAATACTCGTCGTTAAGAACCTCCTCTGAAGGAACTGCAAATGTGGTTCGATAATAGTTTCCAAATGCGTAATCAGGAACCGGTGGGTCAAGTCTTGAGCGTATGTTTACCGAGTGACATACCAAGAATATCTTTTTCTCCGAATCTGAGCTTCCATTTTCCATGCGATCGTTTGAAACCTATTACAAAggtaatagaaaattaatccCAGttgaactttcttttcttcctaattAAACTTGTAATCATTTAGTCCATAAAGttaaacaaagtttaaaagGGTGTTACCGCTTTAATGGCGGCAATAAAACGGCTATAGATGAAAGTAGACAAAGCCTCAACTCTCGAAGGTCGCCTCTGGTTTTCCATGGCAGGACAGTCTGCATATTTAGCTCTAATAGTTTCAACGTTTGCAGCATCAATATGATACCGTCTCCCTACTCTCTGTCTAAAAATACTTGTCCTCGTGTTGTGAACCTTAGTCTTCGTCGGTGGAAACACCTCGGCCGACGACAAATGAACTCGCACTGCCTCCTTCTCTCCTCGGCAATACGCAGCCCACTCATTAACCACAATGAAAAAAGACAAAGCATCACTAATCTTATGAGAAACACAGATCCCAACTGCAACACCGCCGCATTCGAACACATTCAACTGAACCCCCATTGAAACATCGTCAAGCTTGTCCAATTCAAACGGAAGCAATTTGTTCAATTCGGAAGGAAACGACGTGTTCATTACATCAGAAAGTGGGCAGTTGACACTGGTTTCAATGAAGGGGACACCATCGTCGTTGCAGTCAATGAAAAGCTCGTCGGAGTTGAGTCTACCGGCGAGAGGGTAGTAATAGGTCAAGAAGTCGGAGAGAGATTTTTTTAGGCGGTCGGCTATTTCGACAGGGGTGGTCGCGGAGCCGGCAACATAGAAATAAACCATTGGGTTGTAGACATCGACGGTGACTTGGTCGAGGAAGGATAAACAATAGCGGCGAAGGTGGTCCGGCGTCGGAGAAGAGGGTTTGATTATTTCTTTAGAAACGATGTCGATTTGGACGGCCatgattgattgaaatttggagagtgaaaaaagaagaagaatgtaaAGAAGACAAGCTGATGAGAGGAAGGGGTTGAAAATTGAAGCTGTGTTTTGGATCCAAATTTATGAAGAAATGCATGAAACTAAGTCAAagcaaaatgaagaagataacACATCatcatataaataatataaagacaattttatttaattctttgttGAATCagttacaatatatatatatataaaaaatataagtataAGTATATGTATTAATGTATATGTGcattacaatttttgtttcccACTCACCTACT encodes:
- the LOC101207639 gene encoding stemmadenine O-acetyltransferase; translation: MAVQIDIVSKEIIKPSSPTPDHLRRYCLSFLDQVTVDVYNPMVYFYVAGSATTPVEIADRLKKSLSDFLTYYYPLAGRLNSDELFIDCNDDGVPFIETSVNCPLSDVMNTSFPSELNKLLPFELDKLDDVSMGVQLNVFECGGVAVGICVSHKISDALSFFIVVNEWAAYCRGEKEAVRVHLSSAEVFPPTKTKVHNTRTSIFRQRVGRRYHIDAANVETIRAKYADCPAMENQRRPSRVEALSTFIYSRFIAAIKAVSNDRMENGSSDSEKKIFLVCHSVNIRSRLDPPVPDYAFGNYYRTTFAVPSEEVLNDEYCYDLVKQVREEIGKINKDYLKRLQDSSKFIESMKKTASQFATGELISCSFTSLCRMPIYDIDFGWGQPDWISSPALIFKNLFVFIDKKDGDGVEIYVHLTEEHMKKFEADEEFLKYAKLPSN